From Pseudarthrobacter equi, a single genomic window includes:
- a CDS encoding HelD family protein, producing the protein MLDADLAHEREYVAGLYARLEELREEKRRQLAQVRRSGAVGTMQNVSERDAFAALYEDRLAQLDAVDDRLVFGRLDLDSGEEQYIGRIGLTTEDLQRLMVDWRAPEAGHFYQATAFDRQGVRRRRHLILQGREVKAIEDDVLDASMLSDDESLQGEGALLAALNSKRTGRMSDIVSTIQSEQDRIIRSSISGALVVQGGPGTGKTAVALHRAAYLLYTHRDRLKSAGVLLVGPSSSFMKYIERVLPSLGETGVVMASVGRLMPGIHAVPEADPDVAAIKGRLDMAKIVANAVSNRQRTPAANRILEVDGRKLTLTPRQVRRARERARSTGKPHNEARVTFVKILLRELTEQLTDMIEADNIGNNADRSYLAEDVRTARDVRIALNLCWMPMTPEKLISELFSKPAILEFCTPLLTPAERELLRRPADAPWTEADVPLLDEAAELLGELDPAAGRGLAQQEHDRARDLANAKQTLENMQLAGVDPLMSAEELAEQNREQETRQTAAERATSDRTWAFGHIVVDEAQELSPMQWRLLVRRCPLKSFTIVGDIAQTSSVAGANSWQGALAPMFGERWQLEELTVNYRTPSQIAEAAVRMANAAGLVVSAPKAVREGRWSPIVDEVEAGAVVSRLVEVLPEELEALDGGLLAVIADGELLPAATSALRSAYGRRVGTGAGSYEQDIVVISPREAKGLEFDGVVVLEPSTMLNHEHGKVGDLYVAMTRATQRLRLIAAQPVPAGIVR; encoded by the coding sequence ATGCTCGACGCCGATTTGGCCCACGAACGTGAGTATGTAGCCGGCCTGTATGCCCGGCTGGAGGAGCTCCGTGAGGAGAAGCGCCGGCAGCTGGCACAGGTGCGCCGGTCCGGTGCCGTGGGCACCATGCAGAACGTCTCCGAGCGCGACGCGTTCGCGGCACTGTACGAAGACCGCCTGGCCCAGCTGGACGCCGTCGACGACCGCCTGGTCTTTGGCCGCCTGGACCTGGACTCCGGCGAAGAGCAGTACATCGGCCGGATCGGCCTCACCACCGAGGACCTGCAGCGGCTCATGGTGGACTGGCGTGCCCCGGAGGCCGGGCATTTCTACCAGGCCACCGCCTTCGACCGGCAGGGTGTCCGCCGGCGCCGCCACCTGATCCTGCAGGGTCGCGAAGTCAAGGCCATTGAAGATGACGTGCTGGATGCCTCGATGCTCTCGGACGACGAATCCCTGCAGGGCGAGGGTGCCCTGCTGGCCGCGCTGAACTCCAAGCGGACCGGCCGGATGTCGGACATCGTCAGCACCATCCAGTCGGAGCAGGACCGGATTATCCGTTCCTCCATTTCGGGCGCCCTGGTGGTGCAGGGTGGCCCCGGTACGGGCAAGACCGCCGTGGCGCTGCACCGTGCCGCGTACCTGTTGTACACCCACCGGGACCGGCTCAAGAGCGCAGGCGTGCTGCTGGTGGGCCCGTCGTCGTCGTTCATGAAGTACATCGAACGCGTGCTTCCCTCGCTGGGTGAGACCGGCGTCGTGATGGCCAGCGTGGGCCGCCTGATGCCCGGAATTCACGCGGTCCCCGAAGCCGACCCGGACGTCGCCGCCATCAAGGGCCGCCTGGACATGGCGAAGATCGTGGCCAACGCCGTCTCCAACCGCCAGCGGACTCCCGCAGCCAACCGCATCCTTGAAGTGGACGGCCGCAAGCTGACCCTGACGCCGCGGCAGGTCCGCCGCGCACGCGAGCGGGCGCGTTCCACCGGGAAACCGCACAACGAGGCACGCGTGACGTTCGTGAAGATCCTGCTGCGCGAACTCACGGAACAGCTCACCGACATGATCGAAGCGGACAACATCGGCAACAATGCCGACCGCTCCTACCTGGCCGAAGACGTCCGTACCGCCCGGGACGTGCGCATCGCCCTGAATCTGTGCTGGATGCCCATGACGCCGGAAAAGCTGATTTCCGAGCTGTTCAGCAAGCCCGCCATCCTGGAGTTCTGCACCCCGCTCCTCACGCCCGCGGAGCGGGAACTGCTGCGGCGGCCGGCGGACGCACCGTGGACCGAAGCGGACGTGCCGCTGCTGGACGAGGCAGCCGAACTGCTCGGCGAGCTCGATCCCGCCGCCGGGCGCGGCCTTGCCCAGCAGGAGCACGACCGTGCCCGGGACCTCGCCAACGCCAAGCAGACCCTCGAAAACATGCAATTGGCGGGCGTGGACCCGCTGATGTCGGCGGAGGAACTGGCCGAGCAGAACCGTGAACAGGAAACCCGGCAGACGGCCGCGGAGCGTGCCACCAGCGACCGCACCTGGGCGTTTGGACACATCGTGGTGGACGAAGCGCAGGAACTGTCGCCCATGCAGTGGCGGCTCCTCGTCCGGCGCTGCCCGCTGAAGTCCTTCACCATCGTGGGCGACATTGCCCAGACCAGTTCCGTGGCCGGGGCCAACTCCTGGCAGGGCGCCCTGGCCCCGATGTTCGGTGAACGCTGGCAGCTCGAGGAGCTGACCGTCAACTACCGCACCCCGTCCCAGATCGCCGAGGCCGCGGTCCGGATGGCAAACGCCGCCGGCCTGGTGGTGTCCGCCCCCAAGGCCGTCCGCGAGGGCCGCTGGTCACCAATCGTTGACGAAGTGGAAGCGGGTGCGGTGGTCAGCCGCCTCGTCGAGGTCCTTCCGGAGGAGCTGGAAGCGCTCGACGGCGGCCTGCTCGCCGTGATTGCCGACGGTGAGCTGCTGCCTGCCGCCACGTCCGCGTTGCGTTCGGCGTACGGGCGCCGCGTCGGGACCGGTGCCGGCAGCTACGAGCAGGACATCGTGGTCATCAGCCCCCGCGAAGCGAAGGGCCTGGAGTTCGACGGAGTGGTGGTCCTGGAGCCCTCCACCATGCTGAACCACGAGCACGGCAAGGTGGGCGACCTGTACGTGGCCATGACCCGCGCCACGCAGCGCCTGCGGCTGATCGCGGCGCAGCCTGTCCCGGCCGGCATCGTCCGCTGA
- the tyrS gene encoding tyrosine--tRNA ligase, with protein MPDINSLETQQNDPTFANVWQELKWRGLVHVSTDEAELEKLLAGGPVTYYCGFDPTAPSLHLGNLVQLLVMRRLQLAGHKPLGLVGGSTGMIGDPRPTAERTLNTKDTVAEWVGYLQAQVRRFLSFEGDNAARMVNNLDWTAPLSAIDFLREVGKHFRVGTMLRKDAVASRLSSDEGISYTEFSYQILQGMDYLQLFRDYACMLQTGGSDQWGNLTSGTELIRKVEGKSVHALGTPLITNSDGTKFGKSEGNAIWLDAGMCSPYAFYQFWLNTADADVVDRLKVFTFLTRAEIEDIATSVAERPFAREGQRKLAFEVTSLVHGVEATEKVIAASAALFGNGDLAALDKQTLQAATSELPTATVQVDALGIVDLLVASGLSESKSAARRTVGEGGAYVNNEKVLDPETVIAESELLHGQYLLLRRGKKNLATVEVLVP; from the coding sequence GTGCCAGACATCAACAGCCTCGAAACGCAACAGAACGACCCCACCTTCGCCAACGTTTGGCAGGAGCTGAAGTGGCGTGGACTCGTCCACGTCTCCACCGACGAAGCCGAGCTTGAGAAGCTTCTCGCCGGCGGACCGGTCACGTACTATTGCGGCTTCGACCCCACCGCACCCAGCCTGCACCTTGGCAACCTGGTCCAGCTGTTGGTCATGCGGCGGCTGCAGCTGGCCGGCCACAAACCCCTCGGCCTGGTGGGCGGTTCCACGGGCATGATCGGCGATCCCCGTCCGACGGCGGAGCGGACGCTGAACACCAAGGACACCGTGGCGGAATGGGTCGGGTACCTTCAGGCCCAGGTCCGGCGTTTCCTCAGCTTCGAGGGGGACAACGCCGCCCGGATGGTGAACAACCTGGACTGGACTGCGCCGCTGAGCGCCATCGACTTCCTGCGCGAAGTGGGCAAGCACTTCCGCGTAGGCACCATGCTGCGTAAGGACGCCGTTGCGTCCCGCCTCAGCTCGGACGAGGGCATCAGCTACACAGAGTTCAGCTACCAGATCCTCCAGGGTATGGACTACCTGCAGCTCTTCCGTGATTACGCCTGCATGCTGCAGACCGGCGGTTCGGACCAGTGGGGCAACCTGACCAGCGGCACCGAGCTCATCCGCAAGGTGGAGGGCAAGAGCGTCCACGCCCTGGGAACGCCGCTGATCACCAACTCCGACGGAACCAAATTCGGCAAGAGCGAAGGGAACGCCATCTGGCTCGATGCCGGCATGTGCAGCCCCTACGCCTTCTACCAGTTCTGGCTCAACACCGCAGATGCCGACGTCGTGGACCGGCTCAAGGTATTCACCTTCCTCACCCGTGCGGAAATCGAGGATATTGCCACGTCCGTTGCCGAGCGCCCTTTCGCCCGTGAGGGTCAGCGGAAGCTCGCCTTCGAAGTGACCTCGCTGGTGCACGGCGTTGAGGCCACGGAGAAGGTCATTGCCGCATCCGCCGCCCTTTTCGGCAACGGTGACCTTGCCGCCCTCGACAAGCAGACCCTGCAGGCAGCCACTTCCGAACTCCCCACCGCCACAGTGCAGGTGGACGCGCTGGGAATTGTGGACCTGCTGGTGGCATCCGGCCTGTCGGAAAGCAAATCGGCAGCCCGTCGCACTGTTGGTGAGGGCGGTGCCTACGTCAACAACGAAAAGGTACTGGACCCGGAAACGGTCATTGCTGAATCAGAACTCCTCCACGGGCAGTACCTGCTGCTCCGCCGGGGAAAGAAGAACCTGGCAACAGTCGAGGTGCTGGTCCCGTAA